From Sparus aurata chromosome 9, fSpaAur1.1, whole genome shotgun sequence, a single genomic window includes:
- the LOC115587675 gene encoding rho GTPase-activating protein 6 isoform X1 encodes MSAQGLLSSVFSCSLSPKTIAKRRLRQTRSLDPALMRHYGTDAEETSYKGDFTWSSVSGRSVGLKPVPLQSLSELERVRLQDVAFRRLLRDHDLGCHITIPKYGHKHKKSLRRKLDSLSKEKSRDKENSPQAFGIPLSQVISNDRTYKQRHDPLREGHSDPTELMLSFLHLTSSFKRANKELSSSNSSMSSTSETPNDSPLPSTLDVAPRTRRRGGVSVDCITDLDDNQSRLLEALQLSLPVEAAGNREKRHDKKLSLNPIYRQVPRVVGLCCQHLEKHGLQTLGIFRVGSSKKRVRQLREEFDQGWEVHLDEEHSVHDVAALLKEFLRDMPDPLLTRELYTAFINTILLDYSEQESALQLLIFLLPPCNSDTLQRLLCLLSTVAAHADDSIDNEGQEITGNKMTSLNLATIFGPNLLHKQKNSDKEFAVQSFARAEESSAIISVVERMINTCGTLFMVPADLQNEVLMSLLETDPDVVDYLLRRKASQHLDQGPLKVEESFSLTDRRLSNDSIKASSGEVSPYDNNSPVLSDGLLYKFPEDSSPMSDRIPRLSKQQKLSGHSKDRSGSTSPTLSTDKEASNDPFWDTWQELLSKDFTGHHITGSLGDMSECESYGSSEGLSSHQGNNKLPVRPTQTSLGVLEVRPHLPVTRSSSGPHDQRGQTQPQSSLHQRLSDQSGAISSDNLAGRTGHPVCPLIRVRTHGLIPPYYSGQLRETHISHSTPSLFTYKPDPQTPQQAQTVDTADGPGEAKGPGAPDWQTERWHIWQILSKDNGDTLPETLV; translated from the exons ATGTCCGCTCAAGGACTGTTAAGCAGCGTTTTCTCGTGCTCGCTGAGCCCCAAAACTATCGCCAAGCGGAGATTGAGGCAGACCAGGAGCCTGGACCCCGCGCTGATGCGACATTATGGCACCGACGCGGAGGAGACGTCGTATAAG ggtGACTTCACTTGGAGCAGCGTGTCAGGACGGAGCGTTGGCCTGAAGCCCGTCCCACTGCAAAGCCTCTCAGAGCTGGAGAGGGTTCGTCTACAGGATGTGGCCTTCAGAAGACTCCTGCGGGATCACGACCTGGGCTGCCACATCACCATCCCTAAAT ATGGCCACAAGCACAAGAAGTCACTCAGGCGGAAGTTGGATTCGTTATCtaaagagaagagcagagaCAAAG AGAATTCGCCCCAGGCGTTTGGCATACCGCTGTCACAGGTCATATCCAATGACCGCACTTACAAGCAGCGGCACGATCCCCTGCGGGAGGGGCACAGTGACCCCACTGAATTGATGCTATCCTTCCTTCACCTCACCTCCAGCTTCAAAAGAGCCAACAAGGAGCTCTCCAGCAGCAACTCGTCTATGAGCTCCACTTCTGAGACCCCTAATGATTCACCTCTGCCCAGCACACTAGACGTTGCCCCACGGACCCGCAGGAGG GGCGGAGTGTCTGTGGACTGCATCACTGACCTTGATGATAACCAGTCTCGGCTCTTGGAGGCCCTCCAGCTGTCTCTGCCAGTAGAGGCAGCTGGCAACAGGGAGAAGCGTCATGACAAAAAGCTCAGCCTCAACCCAATTTACAGACAGGTGCCCAGGGTGGTGGGTCTCTGCTGCCAGCACCTTGAAAAACACG GCCTACAGACGCTTGGAATTTTCCGTGTTGGGAGTTCCAAGAAGAGAGTGCGACAG CTACGCGAGGAGTTTGACCAGGGATGGGAGGTACATTTGGATGAGGAGCACAGCGTCCACGATGTAGCTGCCTTGCTGAAAGAGTTCCTCAGAGACATGCCTGACCCTCTGCTGACAAGAGAGCTCTACACGGCATTCATCAACACAATAT tGCTGGATTATTCAGAACAAGAGAGCGCCCTGCAGCTCCTGATATTTTTGCTTCCTCCCTGTAACAGCGATACGCTGCAGCGCCTCCTCTGCTTGCTGTCCACAGTGGCTGCACATGCTGACGACAGCATAGATAATGAGGGACAGGAG ATCACAGGAAACAAGATGACATCACTCAATTTAGCCACCATCTTTGGGCCAAACCTCTTACACAAGCAGAAGAACTCAGACAAAGAGTTTGCCGTCCAGAGTTTCGCCCGCGCAGAGGAGAGCTCAGCCATCATCAGCGTAGTTGAAAGGATGATCAATACTTGTGGTACACTATTTATG GTTCCTGCTGACCTGCAGAATGAGGTGCTGATGAGTTTGCTAGAAACTGATCCTGATGTCGTAGATTACCTACTGCGGAGGAAGGCTTCTCAACACTT AGACCAAGGCCCTCTCAAAGTGGAGGAGTCCTTCTCTCTAACCGACAGGCGCTTATCCAACGACTCCATCAAAGCGTCTAGTGGAGAGGTGTCTCCTTATGACAACAACTCCCCAGTCCTGTCAGATGGACTGCTGTATAAATTCCCTGAGGACAGCAGTCCGATGTCAGACAGGATCCCCAGACTGTCTAAGCAGCAAAAACTCAGTGGCCATTCTAAAGACAGATCTGGCAGCACCTCTCCTACGCTTTCAACAGACAAAG AGGCCTCAAATGATCCTTTCTGGGACACCTGGCAGGAACTGCTCAGCAAGGATTTTACTGGCCATCACATCACCG GCTCCCTCGGAGATATGTCGGAATGCGAGTCGTACGGATCATCAGAGGGACTGAGCAGTCACCAAGGTAACAACAAGCTGCCTGTCAGGCCAACACAAACCTCATTGGGCGTGCTGGAAGTCAGGCCACACCTCCCGGTGACTCGCAGCAGCAGTGGCCCTCATGACCAGAGAGGACAGACTCAACCGCAATCATCATTACATCAGCGACTGAGCGACCAATCAGGAGCCATCAGCTCGGACAACTTAGCAGGAAGGACAGGACACCCTGTATGTCCATTAATTAGGGTCAGGACGCACGGTTTGATTCCTCCTTATTACTCCGGACAGCTGAGGGAGACGCATATTTCTCACTCCACACCCTCTCTCTTCACGTATAAGCCTGACCCTCAAACCCCACAGCAGGCCCAGACTGTAGATACAGCAGATGGGCCCGGAGAAGCAAAGGGCCCTGGTGCACCGGACTGGCAGACAGAGAGGTGGCATATATGGCAGATACTGTCAAAAGACAATGGAGACACACTGCCTGAAACCCTGGTGTGA
- the LOC115587675 gene encoding rho GTPase-activating protein 6 isoform X2 yields the protein MWRPPVERRITYLGDFTWSSVSGRSVGLKPVPLQSLSELERVRLQDVAFRRLLRDHDLGCHITIPKYGHKHKKSLRRKLDSLSKEKSRDKENSPQAFGIPLSQVISNDRTYKQRHDPLREGHSDPTELMLSFLHLTSSFKRANKELSSSNSSMSSTSETPNDSPLPSTLDVAPRTRRRGGVSVDCITDLDDNQSRLLEALQLSLPVEAAGNREKRHDKKLSLNPIYRQVPRVVGLCCQHLEKHGLQTLGIFRVGSSKKRVRQLREEFDQGWEVHLDEEHSVHDVAALLKEFLRDMPDPLLTRELYTAFINTILLDYSEQESALQLLIFLLPPCNSDTLQRLLCLLSTVAAHADDSIDNEGQEITGNKMTSLNLATIFGPNLLHKQKNSDKEFAVQSFARAEESSAIISVVERMINTCGTLFMVPADLQNEVLMSLLETDPDVVDYLLRRKASQHLDQGPLKVEESFSLTDRRLSNDSIKASSGEVSPYDNNSPVLSDGLLYKFPEDSSPMSDRIPRLSKQQKLSGHSKDRSGSTSPTLSTDKEASNDPFWDTWQELLSKDFTGHHITGSLGDMSECESYGSSEGLSSHQGNNKLPVRPTQTSLGVLEVRPHLPVTRSSSGPHDQRGQTQPQSSLHQRLSDQSGAISSDNLAGRTGHPVCPLIRVRTHGLIPPYYSGQLRETHISHSTPSLFTYKPDPQTPQQAQTVDTADGPGEAKGPGAPDWQTERWHIWQILSKDNGDTLPETLV from the exons ATGTGGCGTCCCCCTGTCGAGCGACGCATTACCTATCTC ggtGACTTCACTTGGAGCAGCGTGTCAGGACGGAGCGTTGGCCTGAAGCCCGTCCCACTGCAAAGCCTCTCAGAGCTGGAGAGGGTTCGTCTACAGGATGTGGCCTTCAGAAGACTCCTGCGGGATCACGACCTGGGCTGCCACATCACCATCCCTAAAT ATGGCCACAAGCACAAGAAGTCACTCAGGCGGAAGTTGGATTCGTTATCtaaagagaagagcagagaCAAAG AGAATTCGCCCCAGGCGTTTGGCATACCGCTGTCACAGGTCATATCCAATGACCGCACTTACAAGCAGCGGCACGATCCCCTGCGGGAGGGGCACAGTGACCCCACTGAATTGATGCTATCCTTCCTTCACCTCACCTCCAGCTTCAAAAGAGCCAACAAGGAGCTCTCCAGCAGCAACTCGTCTATGAGCTCCACTTCTGAGACCCCTAATGATTCACCTCTGCCCAGCACACTAGACGTTGCCCCACGGACCCGCAGGAGG GGCGGAGTGTCTGTGGACTGCATCACTGACCTTGATGATAACCAGTCTCGGCTCTTGGAGGCCCTCCAGCTGTCTCTGCCAGTAGAGGCAGCTGGCAACAGGGAGAAGCGTCATGACAAAAAGCTCAGCCTCAACCCAATTTACAGACAGGTGCCCAGGGTGGTGGGTCTCTGCTGCCAGCACCTTGAAAAACACG GCCTACAGACGCTTGGAATTTTCCGTGTTGGGAGTTCCAAGAAGAGAGTGCGACAG CTACGCGAGGAGTTTGACCAGGGATGGGAGGTACATTTGGATGAGGAGCACAGCGTCCACGATGTAGCTGCCTTGCTGAAAGAGTTCCTCAGAGACATGCCTGACCCTCTGCTGACAAGAGAGCTCTACACGGCATTCATCAACACAATAT tGCTGGATTATTCAGAACAAGAGAGCGCCCTGCAGCTCCTGATATTTTTGCTTCCTCCCTGTAACAGCGATACGCTGCAGCGCCTCCTCTGCTTGCTGTCCACAGTGGCTGCACATGCTGACGACAGCATAGATAATGAGGGACAGGAG ATCACAGGAAACAAGATGACATCACTCAATTTAGCCACCATCTTTGGGCCAAACCTCTTACACAAGCAGAAGAACTCAGACAAAGAGTTTGCCGTCCAGAGTTTCGCCCGCGCAGAGGAGAGCTCAGCCATCATCAGCGTAGTTGAAAGGATGATCAATACTTGTGGTACACTATTTATG GTTCCTGCTGACCTGCAGAATGAGGTGCTGATGAGTTTGCTAGAAACTGATCCTGATGTCGTAGATTACCTACTGCGGAGGAAGGCTTCTCAACACTT AGACCAAGGCCCTCTCAAAGTGGAGGAGTCCTTCTCTCTAACCGACAGGCGCTTATCCAACGACTCCATCAAAGCGTCTAGTGGAGAGGTGTCTCCTTATGACAACAACTCCCCAGTCCTGTCAGATGGACTGCTGTATAAATTCCCTGAGGACAGCAGTCCGATGTCAGACAGGATCCCCAGACTGTCTAAGCAGCAAAAACTCAGTGGCCATTCTAAAGACAGATCTGGCAGCACCTCTCCTACGCTTTCAACAGACAAAG AGGCCTCAAATGATCCTTTCTGGGACACCTGGCAGGAACTGCTCAGCAAGGATTTTACTGGCCATCACATCACCG GCTCCCTCGGAGATATGTCGGAATGCGAGTCGTACGGATCATCAGAGGGACTGAGCAGTCACCAAGGTAACAACAAGCTGCCTGTCAGGCCAACACAAACCTCATTGGGCGTGCTGGAAGTCAGGCCACACCTCCCGGTGACTCGCAGCAGCAGTGGCCCTCATGACCAGAGAGGACAGACTCAACCGCAATCATCATTACATCAGCGACTGAGCGACCAATCAGGAGCCATCAGCTCGGACAACTTAGCAGGAAGGACAGGACACCCTGTATGTCCATTAATTAGGGTCAGGACGCACGGTTTGATTCCTCCTTATTACTCCGGACAGCTGAGGGAGACGCATATTTCTCACTCCACACCCTCTCTCTTCACGTATAAGCCTGACCCTCAAACCCCACAGCAGGCCCAGACTGTAGATACAGCAGATGGGCCCGGAGAAGCAAAGGGCCCTGGTGCACCGGACTGGCAGACAGAGAGGTGGCATATATGGCAGATACTGTCAAAAGACAATGGAGACACACTGCCTGAAACCCTGGTGTGA